A window of the Arachis duranensis cultivar V14167 chromosome 5, aradu.V14167.gnm2.J7QH, whole genome shotgun sequence genome harbors these coding sequences:
- the LOC107488047 gene encoding V-type proton ATPase 16 kDa proteolipid subunit: MAGFSGDETAPFFGFLGAAAALVFSCMGAAYGTAKSGVGVASMGVMRPELVMKSIVPVVMAGVLGIYGLIIAVIISTGINPKAKSYYLFDGYAHLSSGLACGLAGLSAGMAIGIVGDAGVRANAQQPKLFVGMILILIFAEALALYGLIVGIILSSRAGQSRAE, encoded by the exons ATGGCTGGTTTCAGCGGCGATGAAACTGCTCCTTTCTTCGGATTCCTCGGCGCTGCCGCTGCCCTAGTTTTCTCCT GTATGGGTGCGGCTTATGGCACTGCAAAAAGTGGGGTTGGGGTTGCATCGATGGGTGTGATGAGACCCGAGCTTGTGATGAAATCAATTGTGCCAGTTGTCATGGCTGGTGTGTTGGGTATCTATGGTTTGATCATTGCGGTTATCATCAGTACTGGGATTAACCCTAAGGCCAAATCTTACTATCTCTTTGATGGCTACGCTCACCTTTCTTCTGGTTTGGCTTGTGGCCTTGCTGGTCTCTCTGCTGGCATGGCTATTGGCATTGTTGGGGATGCTGGTGTTAG AGCAAATGCCCAACAGCCAAAGCTTTTCGTTGGAATGATTCTCATTCTCATCTTTGCTGAGGCGTTAGCGTTGTATGGACTCATTGTTGGCATCATCCTTTCTTCCCGTGCCGGCCAATCCAGAGCTGAATGA